Within Sphingobium aromaticiconvertens, the genomic segment CGGGATCGATTCCCTGCTGTCCCGTCGCCAGCAACTCATCAATATCGGCCTGCTCGACCCGGTCGCCACCCATGTCGCGCTCGACCGTCACCACATCACTCACCAGACTTCCGCCCGAAAAGCTGACCCACACATCCTCGATATTGGTGCCCGCCACCCGCTCGGCCTGCTCCACCGTCTCGCGCACGGCCAGTTCGGTGCGTTCCATGTCGGCAATGAAGCCACGCCGCACGCCGCGGCTCTCCCGCTGGCCGGTGCCCAGAATAGCGAGTTCGCCATTCTCCATCCGCCCGGCGATCAGCGCAGACACTTTCCACGATCCAACGTCGATCGCGGTAATCAGCTTGTCGACCTTGGGTGGTGCCATGGGATCAACCTTCCTTGGCAGTCTCTGAGGCGGTCTCCGACACGGCGGCTTTCGCCCCCTCGCCGTCATCCGACGTCTTCCGCTCCTGCGGCAAGCGCAGCACGAACCGGTCGGGATCGCGCATGTCGAACTTCACGATCCCCCGCCCCAACAGGCGATTGACCCCGTCCATCCGCGCAAAATTGACCAGCGCGCCCGCCGATGCCTTGTCGCCTTCGGGCAAGGAAAGCGTCTCACCCGACTGAAAGCGCAAGTCCCAGCGCCGGTTCCCGACCCAGGTCGCGCCCGCCAGCATCGGCTTGAGCGCAGGCGCATTTTCCATCAGCCGGTTGAGGCCCGCCGTCTGCTGATTGGCGTTCGGCCCCACCACCAGCGGCAGATCGGGCATAGCGCTCGTCGATACCGATTGCAGCACTGCGCCGCCCACGTCGATCAGATGCAACTGGCCATCATGCTGCCACACCGCCACTGGCTCGCGCTCGACGATGTCGACCACCAGCGTATCGGGCAGACGACGGGAAATCCGCGCATCCTTGACCCAGCCCAGCTTCAGCATCTCGCCGCGTACTTTGGTCAGGTCCAGCGCCAGCATGGAGCGGTCTACCTGCCCCAGCGCGATGTTATAGACGGGCAGTTCGTCCATGCGCTCAACCCCGCGCACCTCGACCTTCGCCACTTCGAATCCCGCGCGCGACGCCAGCTTCGCCGCCTCAGCCTGCGCCATGCCGGGTAGCCCCATGATGATCGCGGCCCCCACCGCAACCCCGCCGACCACGCCGACGATGGCCCAGCTTGCCATGCGCTGGACCGTCGCCTCGCTGACCGGGAGCACCTCAATCGCGCGGTCCAGCCAGGACTGGCGTTTCATCACCTTGCCGCGGCTGTTGCGCGCGCCGCCCTTGCGCGGCGTGCTGAGGCGGGCGGTGCCGCCGCGCCTGATCCTGGCTTCCGTCATGCCGTCTTCCCCCCCAACGCATCCTCGACGATCCGCTCGACCAGCTCGGCATAGGCAATCCCCAGCTTCGCCGCCTGTTCGGGCACAAGGCTGAGCGGTGTCATCCCCGGCTGGGTATTGACCTCCAGCAGGAACAGCCCCTCTATCCCCTGTGTATCATCCCAGCGAAAGTCCGACCGCGACGCCCCCTTGCAGCCCAGCAACTGGTGCGAGCGCAGCGCAATCGCCTTGCACGCCGCCGTAATCTCGTCGGGAATGTCGGCCGGACAGATATGGTCGGTCATGCCGTCCGTATATTTGGCGTCGAAATCGTAAAAGCCGCTCTTGGGCCGCAATTCCGTCACCAACAACGCCTCGCTACCCAATACCGCCGTCGTCAGTTCGCGCCCGCGGATATAGGGTTCGGCCAGCAATTCGTCGAAATGCAGCCACGGCCCTTCGACATCGCGACCAATGGGCGAACCATAATTGCCTTCCTCGGTGACGATCGCAACGCCGACCGAGCTACCCTCGTTCACAGGCTTGAGCACATAAGGGCGTGGCAGCGGGTCGCCCGCGAACAGGCTCTTACTCTCCACGATCAGCCCGCCGGGCATTGGTACGCCATGCGGCACCAGCGCCTGCTTGGTCAGTTGCTTGTCGATGGCGATCACCGACGTCGCCAGGCCGCTATGCGTATAGGTCAGGCCCATCAGGTCCATCATCCCCTGCACCGTGCCATCCTCGCCGGGCACGCCATGCAGCGCATTGAACACCACATCCGCCTTCGCCTCGGCTAGCCGCGCGGCGACATCGCGATCCATGTCAATCCGCGTGACGCGATGCCCGCGCGATTCCAGCGCCTTGGCGATCCCCTCTCCACTGGAGAGCGAAACAGGACGCTCGGACGACCATCCGCCCATCAGCACGGCGACATGCCAGGGACCACGACTCATTGCATCGCTCCCGATTGGACGCCAACCCGCTGAATTTCCCACTCCAGTTCCACGCCGCTCTTGTCCTTCACCCGTCGCCTGACTTCCTCGCCCAGCGCCTCGATATCCGCGCTGGTCGCCTCGCCCAGATTGAGCAGGAAGTTGGTATGTTTTTCCGACACCTGCGCGCCGCCCAGCGCCAGCCCGCGACAGCCCGCCTCGTCCACCAGCGCCCAGGCCTTGTGCCCATTCGGGTTCTTGAAGGTGGAGCCGCCCGTCTTGCTCCGCAGCGGCTGACTTTCCTCACGCGCAGCAGCGATGCGATCCATCTCGGCTTGGATTGCGGTCGACTCACCCGGCTGCCCCCGGAAAGTCGCACTCACCACCACCGCGCCCTCGGGCAGCCTACTGTGACGATAGCTATAGCCTAGCGCCGCAGCGTCCAGCGTCACCACCTCGCCCGAGCGCAGCACCACATCGCACTCGACCAGTATGTCGCCCGTCTCGCGCCCATAGGCGCCGCCGTTCATCCGCACAAAGCCGCCGACCGTACCGGGGATCGACCGCAAAAACTCCAGTCCCGCGACCCCCGCATCCCGCGCGGTCGAGGAGACAAGAATGCCCGAGGCTCCACCGCCACACCGCAGTGCGGCCGCATCAATCGCCTCGACCTTGGCGAAAGCCTTACCCAGCCGCACGACCACGCCCGGCACGCCGCCATCGCGCACGATCAGGTTGGACCCCAGCCCCAGCGCCATCACCGGCACCGCCGAATCGAGCGCGCGCAGGAAATCGGCCAGATCGTCCGCATCCTTCGGCTCGAACAGCCATTGCGCCGCCCCGCCACTTTTGAACCATACCAGCGGCGCCAAT encodes:
- a CDS encoding D-alanine--D-alanine ligase, whose amino-acid sequence is MSRGPWHVAVLMGGWSSERPVSLSSGEGIAKALESRGHRVTRIDMDRDVAARLAEAKADVVFNALHGVPGEDGTVQGMMDLMGLTYTHSGLATSVIAIDKQLTKQALVPHGVPMPGGLIVESKSLFAGDPLPRPYVLKPVNEGSSVGVAIVTEEGNYGSPIGRDVEGPWLHFDELLAEPYIRGRELTTAVLGSEALLVTELRPKSGFYDFDAKYTDGMTDHICPADIPDEITAACKAIALRSHQLLGCKGASRSDFRWDDTQGIEGLFLLEVNTQPGMTPLSLVPEQAAKLGIAYAELVERIVEDALGGKTA
- a CDS encoding cell division protein FtsQ/DivIB, with the translated sequence MTEARIRRGGTARLSTPRKGGARNSRGKVMKRQSWLDRAIEVLPVSEATVQRMASWAIVGVVGGVAVGAAIIMGLPGMAQAEAAKLASRAGFEVAKVEVRGVERMDELPVYNIALGQVDRSMLALDLTKVRGEMLKLGWVKDARISRRLPDTLVVDIVEREPVAVWQHDGQLHLIDVGGAVLQSVSTSAMPDLPLVVGPNANQQTAGLNRLMENAPALKPMLAGATWVGNRRWDLRFQSGETLSLPEGDKASAGALVNFARMDGVNRLLGRGIVKFDMRDPDRFVLRLPQERKTSDDGEGAKAAVSETASETAKEG
- the murB gene encoding UDP-N-acetylmuramate dehydrogenase, translating into MSASAPSVAVSTDLPPVRGKLTPRAPLAPLVWFKSGGAAQWLFEPKDADDLADFLRALDSAVPVMALGLGSNLIVRDGGVPGVVVRLGKAFAKVEAIDAAALRCGGGASGILVSSTARDAGVAGLEFLRSIPGTVGGFVRMNGGAYGRETGDILVECDVVLRSGEVVTLDAAALGYSYRHSRLPEGAVVVSATFRGQPGESTAIQAEMDRIAAAREESQPLRSKTGGSTFKNPNGHKAWALVDEAGCRGLALGGAQVSEKHTNFLLNLGEATSADIEALGEEVRRRVKDKSGVELEWEIQRVGVQSGAMQ